Genomic DNA from Bacillota bacterium:
CGATTACGATATCCTCATCCTCCCCGCCTCCTCCGGGACGGTGGAATATTCACCAGAGGAGATCGAGGCCATCAAGGACTACTTGGAGGCGGGGGGTGGCGTGTTGCTCTGCAATCCTGGATACACCCCCAGTACCCCGGCCACTAAGCTGTTGATGAACTTGGGCCTTCTCACCTTGCGGTTTAGCATTAACAAAGCCACCGGCGAACTGCGCACCCCCGCGGGGGAACCCCTAGGAGTAGAAGCCTGGGGCGGAAACACCATTAACATCCTGGCCAACCGTATGCCCGAAGGCTTTTCGGTGGGGGTCGTGGATGCCCAGGATCGTCCGGTCTTGCTCACCGGAACCCTTGGCCAGGGGCGGTTTGCTATGGTCAGTGATGATGCGGTGCTTTTCATCAACAACGGTCGGGAGCTTACTCCTGGGGGAGTGGAGCTTTTGCAGTGGCTGGGGGAAAACCGCATCGGGAAAAACCAAGGTTACGTGGCCCAGCGTCTGTATCCGGAATTGACCCTGACCCATGGGGAGATCACAGTCCATTACTCCCAGGTGCTTAAGGACTATGTAGAGCTCATCATCGAACATGCCGACGAGATTTTCGAGTTTCTTGAGGACTACCATGGTCATGCCCTTTCACAGATGCGGGTGGTCCTTCTGGCCTGTGCCGGCAGTGGCTATGCTGCCGGAGGCGAAGTGGGAATCGGCGTCTTGGGAGAGCGGGCCAATGTGATCGAAGTAATGGGTCATGAATTGACCCATGAATGGGTGCGGCCGGCTATTCTACCCTCCACCATGAACGAAGCCTGGGCAATTATCATGGGGCTGCGGGTAACAAACCTGGTGGGGTTTGCGGAGCACTATGAGGAGGAAATGGCCCGATTGAAGAACGCGTACGAGAACGCCAAGACGTTGGGGGTCAACATGGACCTGCGTCTGACGAAGGAAGAAACGGGGGATCATTGGTTCGGTTTCATCGGCAAAGTGTTGCAGCTGGTGGAAACTGCGGAAGCCATGTACGGTGACCATTTCTCCCGGGATTTCTTCACTTTGGCCATCCAACGGATCCAAGAGGGTAAAGCCCACAGTCCCTTGACTATTCGGGATATTGCCAATGTGGCCGGAGAGGTCCTGAATATGGATCCGGAAGTGATTTACGAGAGGTTGCAGGGCGGGCATTAGGCCCTGCGAAACGGGGGTTTGAGTTGTGCGCACCATTGTTAGTGTTTTGCTGATCTTCTTGATTGCTTTTACTGCCCTACCGGTAGCCGCGGCTAGCATCCGCCGTCCGACAGTCTACATCGATCAGAGCAGAGAGTTTCTATTCCGCTTGTCCTGGGATCTAGCCCGGATGCTGCGGGAGCGGTATGTGGTCACCGTGGGCGAGTGCACTCTGACGCCAGAGGTTTTGGCTCCCTATGATGTCCTGATTCTCCCCGTCTCCCGCCAGGTGGGGTATACGGCCCAGGAGTTAGTGGCCATTGAGGACTTTCTAAAGCGGGGGGGCGGCGTACTGGTGTTGGACTTTTCCCGTTCCGTCAGTGAACCGGCCCACCAGATCTTGGCCCATTTGCAGGTACCCCTGCGGGGTGGCAGTACGGCCGCAGTGGGGGAACTGACCAGTGGGGCCCAAGGACCCTTGGGGGTTACTGCCACGGGCAAGACCATCAATATCTTGGGGTCTGGCTTTGAGGTGACCGTCACCGACCGGAATCAGCGGCCGGTGCTGGTGGAAGGTGGCTTTGGGGCCGGGCGGTTAGCGGTGGCTGGAGACGAAGGGATCCTGCTTACCAATGACTACTCTAAGCTTACCGCCGGGGCCTTGGAACTGGTGGAGCGGTTAGCGGGAAATCTGTCGGGAGAGCCCCGGGATGTTATCCCGGACAGGTTGTACCCGGAGCATACCCTCCAGCACGGCACCATCACCCTCTATTACTCCCAGGTCCTCGCGCAGTACGTGGAATTCTTGGTGGAACATGCCGATGAGGCCTTTGATTTTATCGGCAAACTCCACGGTCATGAGCTGCCCGCGGGATTACGGGTGGTACTGTTGGCCTGCGCTGGTAGTGGTTATTCTGCCCATGGCGAAGTGGGGATCGGGGTTTTAGGGGAAGCAGCTAATGTGATCGACGTCTTCGGCCATGAATTGACCCATGAGTGGGTCTGGCCTGCGAAGATGCCGTCTTCCATCGAAGAGGGTTGGGCCTCCCTGGCCGGGGCCCGGCTATGCGCGTATCTGGGTTTCGACGATTACGCCCAAAGGCAGCAGGCGAGCTATGCCAATGCCTTCGAGCGGACCAAGGCGGAGTTGGGACACCTTGATCTGCTCACCGGCCACCAGACCGAAGGGGTGCATTGGGCCGGGCACATGGGCAAGACCATGTACCTGGTGAAAAGGGCAGAAGAACTCTATGGACCCACCTTCACCCCGGACTTCTTCACCCTGGCTATTGAGCGGATCCAGCGGGGTGAGGCTAGCAGTCCGCTGACCATCGAAGATATTGCCCGGATCGCTGGTACTCTGCTTCAGATGGATCCGGAACTGGTCTACGATCACCTACGGGGTGCTGCCTACATTGAGGTAAGCTCTCCTAAGGCCGGTGCCTATGTGCGGGGGGATTTGCCCTTGGAAGTTCGGATTCCCCAGGGAAAGGACCACCGGGTCCGGGTGACCCTCAACGATCAAGAGCTTTACGTGGGACCCTGGGAGCCTTTGGTGATTGATACCACGGTCTTCCCCGATGGGGAGTACCGGCTTACCCTGGAGCTTTTTGCCCAGGATACCCTGGTGAACCGCCAGACGCTGACCATCTATCTGGACAACTGGCAGCGGGTGGAGGATCATCTCCGGCCGCCGTTGGAGTCCCCCTGGTTTGGGACGGTAAAGCAATCCCGCTACCTGGATTGTACCCCCGGCTGGCGCCATGATACCGATCGGGCCCAGGATTTCTTCGGTGATGCCCACCGCTTGACCTGTGTGGGAGAAGCCCTGGAATCGGTAATCTATGCCGCGGTGGAGGTGCGGGAGTTTGCCGTTACCGTATATGCCAAGGGCGACAGCCTGCAGGGCATCCTCGCGGTGGAGGTCTCCCCGGATCAAGTAGAATGGAGCCCCCTACCCTATGAGGAGGAAGTTGTAGAGGTGGCCGGGGACTGGCGCAAGGTGATCATCAGCGGTAGGGAGCTTCCCAGTGCCGGTACCAGCTTCTTACGGATCACCGTGGATGGCAGCCAGGTGCCGCCAGAAAATGTGGTCCTGGGGTATGTGGAGTATATCGCAAAGGTGGAATAGACCTTAGTACATCAATCGGCACAGCTTTCCAGGCTGTGCCGATTCCACGTTCAGGGGAAAACCTCCAAAGTGGGAACTGTTAAAAGGATCGGGTTTGTGGTATTGTACAAGATGGGAAACTATCATGGTTGAAGGAAGGTTATGTTATGGAGATTGTAATTGGACTTGCCGGTGGGTTGGCCCTGTTTCTCTTTGGTATCGAGCAGATGTCCGAAGGCCTGCAACAAGCAGCCGGTCGTCGGTTGAGTAATGTACTTAGTTTCTTGACGAAAAACACCTTTGTCGGCGTGTTGTCAGGTCTTATCCTTACCATGTTGATCCAAAGCAGCAGTGCTACTACGGTGATGCTGGTGGGCTTTGTGAAGGCGGGATTGATGACTTTACAACAGACCATCGGTCCTATCCTTGGGGCTAACATCGGTACCACCATTACGGTCCAGATGGTCTCCCTTAAACTGACAGATCTGGCTTTGCCCGCTGTGGCCCTTGGTTTTGTGTTGTACTTTGGTGGCAAGTCTAGACGGTGGAAACTAATCGGGGAGAGCATCCTTGGGTTTGGTCTTCTTTTCCATGGGATGGAGCTGATGTCCACCAGTCTTGAGCCCCTACGGAATAGTGCTGTATTTGCCGACATCATCGCTCAGTTTGCCCAGCATCCCATGCTGGGGGTCTTGATAGGGATTATCGGTACTGCCATCGTGCAAAGTAGTAGTGCTTTTACCGCAGTGGTGCTGGCTTTGGCCATGCAGGACTTGGTTACCCTGGAGTCCGGTGTTGCGTTGGTGTTGGGAAGCAATATTGGCACCTGTGTCACCACGTTGTTGGCTTCCATTGGAGGCGGCGTGACTGCTTTGCGGGTGGCGGTGGCCCACCTTTTATTTAATACCGTGGGCGTTGTTCTTTTCCTCCTTATCTTCAACCCCTTTACTTCTCTGGTCAGCCTGACCTCTCCAGTGGTGGCGCGGCAGCTGGCCAACGCGCATACCCTCTTTAACGTGGCCAATACCTTGTTGTTCCTGCCCTTTGTTGGGGTTTTTGTGAAGTTTTTGGAGCGCATCATTCCCGGCGAAGACGAGATCGTGGAACGGCGTGTCAAATACCTGGATGTCAGTGCCCTGAAGTATCCCCGGGTTTCCTTGGAACTGGCTGCTAAGGAGATCAACCGGATGGCGACTTATACCGAGGCGATGCTGTCCGGGGCCCGAAAAGCCTTTCTAGAGGGGAACCGCGACTCCATCTACAAGGTGCAGCAGAGTGAGGATCTGGTGGACATGCTCCAAGAGGAGATTCTGGAGTACATGTCTAGTTTGTTGACGAGCAATATAAACCTTTCCGATGTGGAGTCGGAGCGGGCTACCGGTTTAATGATGGTAGTCAATGACATTGAACGAATTGCAGACCATGCCAACAATATTGCGGAATTTGCCCAGGTGATGATGGATGATGAATTGAAGTTCTCCGAAGAGGCCACCGCTCAACTTACGAAGATGTTTGACCTAGTGCAGGAGATGGTACGGCTTAGTGTGCAGGTCTTGGCCAATCAGGACAAGGAAGCCGCGCAGAAAATCTGGGATATTGAACGACTGGTGGACGAGATGGAGGAAGAGATGCGCCAGGGCCATATGAAACGGATGTACGAAGGAGTCTGCATCCCCCGGGCGGGGATTGTCTATGTGGAGATGGTGACGAACCTGGAGCGGATTGGCGACCACACTACAAACATTGCGGATATGGTCCTCACGGACCAATTGCCCGCTTCCAAGTAGCCAATCACGCCCCCGTTTGGGGGCTTTTTTTTATTGGAGCGGGCGAGAGGACTTGCACCTCTACCTTCCGGTGGGACCGGACGTCATACTCTTTGACCACGCCCGCTCGGTGTCTTTAGCATAATTCTATGCGGTGACTGGGATAATATGCCGAAGGGATCTGGATACTATACCTTAGACGGCGATTTGGGGACTAATTTGCAGAAAGTGGGACCTAAGTCCCCAAAAACCATAGGTATCGGCCATGAATGGCAAATTACACCTATTGCGCTCCCGAAGGATTGTGCTACAATAAGGGCGAAAGGTCAAGAAAGGTCAAAGATGTGGAAAGGGCCTCGTAAAGCAGGTTAGACGATGACGAGTCTCCCGGGTCTTTGACCTTGCTTGACATTGTGAAAGGGAGGTAGCAACTCGTTCTAGGAAAGGATGTGTTGGGATGACCTTAGCCGATCTGATTGAGCAGTATATCAAAAAACTGCTGGTCAGCACGGCCACCGATATGGTAATCATTCGGCGCCAAGAGCTTGCGCAGATGTTTGACTGCGTACCCTCCCAGATAAATTACGTGCTGCAAACCCGTTTTACCCCGGAAAAGGGGTACATCGTGGAAAGTAGGCGGGGCGGTGGCGGAT
This window encodes:
- a CDS encoding Na/Pi cotransporter family protein, translated to MEIVIGLAGGLALFLFGIEQMSEGLQQAAGRRLSNVLSFLTKNTFVGVLSGLILTMLIQSSSATTVMLVGFVKAGLMTLQQTIGPILGANIGTTITVQMVSLKLTDLALPAVALGFVLYFGGKSRRWKLIGESILGFGLLFHGMELMSTSLEPLRNSAVFADIIAQFAQHPMLGVLIGIIGTAIVQSSSAFTAVVLALAMQDLVTLESGVALVLGSNIGTCVTTLLASIGGGVTALRVAVAHLLFNTVGVVLFLLIFNPFTSLVSLTSPVVARQLANAHTLFNVANTLLFLPFVGVFVKFLERIIPGEDEIVERRVKYLDVSALKYPRVSLELAAKEINRMATYTEAMLSGARKAFLEGNRDSIYKVQQSEDLVDMLQEEILEYMSSLLTSNINLSDVESERATGLMMVVNDIERIADHANNIAEFAQVMMDDELKFSEEATAQLTKMFDLVQEMVRLSVQVLANQDKEAAQKIWDIERLVDEMEEEMRQGHMKRMYEGVCIPRAGIVYVEMVTNLERIGDHTTNIADMVLTDQLPASK